A region from the Paenarthrobacter aurescens genome encodes:
- a CDS encoding helix-turn-helix domain-containing protein, with product MSDLAAALEVVGARWALLIVERLLDGPQRYGDLQRELGVPTNMLATRLRELEAAGVLFRLPLRHNTRAYALTDRGLALRETVAALERWGSEEWRGRGDQPQ from the coding sequence ATGAGTGATCTCGCCGCCGCCCTTGAGGTTGTTGGGGCACGGTGGGCCCTGCTCATTGTGGAGCGTCTGCTCGACGGGCCACAGCGCTATGGTGATTTACAGCGCGAGCTCGGAGTGCCTACCAACATGCTCGCCACGCGTCTCCGCGAACTTGAGGCCGCCGGGGTCCTGTTCCGTTTGCCGCTCCGGCACAACACCAGGGCCTATGCACTGACCGATCGCGGGCTGGCTTTGCGCGAGACCGTCGCCGCCTTGGAGCGCTGGGGCAGCGAAGAATGGCGTGGGCGCGGCGACCAACCGCAATGA
- the ggt gene encoding gamma-glutamyltransferase — protein MTHVRRQLAAVTAALALTATSGAMASPAFADPRETDKTATATGYGGAVSTVDPEASAAAIEVLRKGGNAADAAVAAAATLGVTEPYSAGIGGGGYFVFYDAKTKQVGTIDGRETAPAGMPNDAFINPADPEGKPYKFTPDLVTSGVSVGVPGTPATWERALERWGTLDLGEALKPAIKVANRGFVVDQTFRQQTLDNKLRFDAFTSTQDLFLPGGDAPAVGSVFKNPDLAETYRQLAKEGTDAFYGGPLAEEIVQTVQAPPKTATTALPVPVGFMTTQDLANYKVLDQDPTVVEYRGYDVYGMAPSSSGGTTVGESLNILENYDLKGMTPVDALHHYIEASSLAFADRGAYVGDPAFVNVPTTTLLDDVFAKERSCEIDPTAAAPKPVAPGNVKEYDGACPAAVAPLAKDSDTENISTTNLTVADKWGNVVEYTLTIEQTGGSGIVVPGRGFLLNNELTDFSTVYDPKDPNRIEPNKRPRSSMSPTIILKDQKPFLALGSPGGSTIITTVLQTILNRVDLGMTVSEALAAPRTSPRNGATVTSEPAFIDAYGPALESLGHDLIPAGDAFTSAAEIGAATAIEFNPDGSMTAAAEPERRGGGSAMVVKGAKPGK, from the coding sequence ATGACACATGTGCGACGTCAACTGGCTGCGGTTACGGCAGCCTTGGCACTGACTGCGACGAGCGGCGCGATGGCCAGTCCGGCCTTCGCAGACCCCCGCGAAACAGACAAGACAGCCACGGCCACCGGCTACGGCGGCGCCGTGAGCACCGTGGACCCTGAGGCTTCCGCAGCTGCCATCGAAGTACTCAGGAAGGGTGGCAACGCTGCCGACGCCGCCGTCGCCGCAGCAGCAACCCTGGGAGTTACCGAGCCCTACAGTGCCGGCATTGGAGGCGGCGGCTACTTCGTTTTCTATGACGCGAAGACCAAGCAAGTTGGAACTATTGACGGGCGCGAGACGGCTCCGGCGGGCATGCCGAACGATGCTTTCATCAATCCCGCGGACCCCGAAGGCAAGCCCTACAAGTTCACACCGGACCTTGTCACCAGCGGCGTCTCCGTCGGCGTCCCGGGCACACCCGCAACGTGGGAGCGGGCGCTGGAGCGCTGGGGAACACTGGACCTGGGTGAAGCCCTGAAACCTGCCATCAAGGTGGCGAACCGCGGCTTCGTAGTGGACCAGACCTTCAGGCAGCAGACGTTGGATAACAAGCTCCGCTTCGACGCCTTCACGTCCACTCAGGATCTGTTCCTTCCCGGCGGTGACGCTCCCGCCGTCGGAAGTGTTTTCAAGAACCCCGATCTCGCGGAGACTTACAGGCAACTGGCCAAGGAGGGCACGGACGCCTTCTATGGCGGCCCGCTCGCGGAGGAGATCGTCCAAACAGTCCAGGCTCCGCCCAAAACCGCCACAACCGCTCTTCCAGTGCCGGTAGGTTTCATGACCACACAGGACCTCGCCAACTACAAGGTGTTGGACCAGGACCCCACCGTGGTGGAGTACCGCGGCTACGACGTTTACGGCATGGCTCCTTCCAGCAGTGGCGGCACAACGGTGGGTGAGTCGCTGAACATCCTGGAAAACTACGACCTCAAGGGCATGACGCCTGTGGATGCCCTCCACCACTACATCGAGGCCAGCTCGCTGGCTTTCGCGGATCGTGGTGCCTACGTGGGCGATCCTGCTTTCGTCAATGTCCCCACCACCACGCTGCTGGACGACGTCTTTGCCAAGGAACGCTCGTGTGAGATTGATCCGACGGCGGCCGCTCCCAAGCCCGTAGCCCCCGGCAATGTAAAGGAGTACGACGGCGCGTGCCCGGCTGCCGTGGCGCCCCTCGCCAAGGACTCGGATACAGAGAACATTTCCACCACGAACCTCACGGTCGCCGACAAGTGGGGCAACGTGGTGGAATACACGCTGACGATCGAGCAGACCGGCGGTTCGGGAATCGTTGTCCCGGGCCGGGGCTTCCTGCTCAACAACGAGCTGACTGACTTCAGCACGGTGTATGACCCGAAGGATCCCAACCGGATTGAACCGAACAAGCGGCCGCGTTCTTCAATGTCGCCGACGATCATTCTTAAGGACCAGAAGCCGTTCCTGGCACTGGGCTCCCCCGGCGGATCCACCATCATCACCACGGTCCTGCAGACCATCCTGAACCGCGTCGACCTCGGGATGACAGTCTCGGAAGCCCTCGCTGCGCCACGTACTTCTCCGCGAAACGGTGCCACGGTGACTTCCGAGCCTGCCTTTATTGACGCCTACGGTCCGGCGCTGGAGTCCTTGGGCCACGATCTGATTCCGGCGGGTGACGCCTTTACCTCTGCAGCCGAGATCGGGGCAGCAACCGCCATTGAGTTCAACCCGGACGGATCGATGACCGCAGCCGCCGAGCCTGAACGCCGTGGCGGAGGTTCGGCGATGGTGGTGAAAGGGGCCAAGCCAGGCAAGTAG
- a CDS encoding ABC transporter ATP-binding protein, with translation MTIHASFKAFSKKRGSRFAVEDLTFDVPAGRVVGLIGPNGAGKSTALAGLTGLVEATSGRATVFGCDYRALPRPATKVGVNLDGMDVEPGLTGRRHLQICQLAAGSDKENVERVLGLVDLAAEGNKKVRDYSLGMRQRLGIASALVGSPEMLVLDEPANGLDPQGVQWLRKFLREFAASGGSALVSSHQLMELEKVADEVVILKQKTLFRGTLKEAKALGGGSLESAYFKILEGSQ, from the coding sequence ATGACAATTCACGCCAGTTTCAAGGCGTTCAGTAAGAAAAGAGGCTCGCGGTTCGCTGTTGAAGACCTTACTTTTGACGTACCTGCCGGGCGTGTGGTGGGCCTGATTGGGCCCAACGGTGCGGGGAAGAGCACCGCGCTCGCAGGGCTGACGGGTCTGGTGGAAGCAACGTCCGGGCGTGCAACCGTCTTCGGCTGTGACTACAGGGCCCTCCCCAGACCTGCCACCAAAGTGGGCGTGAACCTGGATGGCATGGATGTGGAGCCTGGACTGACGGGCCGCCGCCATCTGCAGATCTGTCAGCTGGCCGCCGGGTCTGACAAGGAAAATGTAGAGCGGGTCCTTGGCTTGGTGGATCTCGCAGCCGAAGGGAACAAGAAGGTACGGGACTACTCGCTGGGAATGCGCCAACGCCTGGGAATTGCCTCCGCCTTGGTGGGCAGCCCGGAAATGCTTGTCCTTGATGAACCCGCCAACGGGCTTGACCCTCAGGGCGTCCAATGGCTGCGGAAGTTCCTCCGGGAATTCGCGGCGTCCGGAGGGAGCGCGCTGGTTTCAAGCCACCAACTCATGGAACTGGAGAAAGTTGCCGATGAGGTGGTGATTCTCAAGCAAAAGACCCTGTTCCGAGGCACCCTCAAGGAGGCCAAGGCTCTGGGCGGAGGCAGCTTGGAATCGGCGTACTTCAAGATCCTGGAGGGATCCCAATGA
- the mpaP gene encoding daptide biosynthesis intramembrane metalloprotease, which yields MGKTAQREIEWPVRLASSASVDAPLQDGGPWIVAISGVPKARVSSDVADVLKALDGHLQPAQIAQQLGPLWTPADVEGIVRQLAHTGIFDDGARPAETRRVQFRPPFTVQFTLFNPTRLLEAFRPGVTAMMSPAGSVIALLLLLLSGLIGVFLAGPGMWRLLSTPLPLEAYLYVLAAMFVSTLLHELGHGMALTCFGGTPRRIGIMLFYLSPAFFCDVTDGWRLSSAKQRMVVALAGPMVHVALGSVAMTVQVFLPDSSVKDAAVLYGMICYAVAVLNLFPFIKLDGYVALMSALDIPHLRKKSIDALADVFSSRILGSRRALPGQRLLPWFGLASFLAGITFMVIGYQRLVPIFLQLGYAGHLVVFGVLCLLLVMASRSVIRFFRRAARNGSPLWRRILAVTGGAVAAGALIALVPVKPVTVAGYTYANGELRVVAPLQASGKAFAPGDRVTLQSQGMIIHENLGRATIDDAPPSNSMAPLDTIAPINLPGNTLPVVAYPSELESGMNLSTSGRAEVTSQHELSLGEWLWDAAVNSPLWPGQPGQTTQATRGHL from the coding sequence TTGGGGAAGACAGCCCAGAGGGAGATCGAGTGGCCGGTGCGGCTTGCGTCGTCCGCTTCCGTTGACGCGCCGCTGCAGGACGGCGGGCCGTGGATAGTTGCCATCAGCGGTGTGCCGAAAGCACGCGTCTCTTCCGACGTCGCCGATGTCCTGAAAGCCCTGGACGGCCACCTGCAACCGGCCCAGATTGCCCAGCAGCTGGGACCCCTCTGGACGCCGGCGGATGTGGAAGGGATTGTGCGCCAGTTGGCGCACACAGGAATTTTCGACGACGGCGCGAGGCCGGCTGAGACCCGGCGGGTCCAGTTCCGGCCGCCCTTCACGGTGCAGTTCACCCTTTTCAACCCGACGCGGCTGTTGGAGGCGTTCCGTCCGGGAGTAACGGCCATGATGAGTCCTGCCGGGTCGGTGATCGCCCTGCTTCTTCTTCTTCTCAGCGGACTCATCGGCGTGTTCTTGGCGGGGCCCGGTATGTGGCGTCTGCTCTCAACACCGCTTCCCTTGGAGGCCTACCTGTATGTGCTGGCGGCGATGTTCGTGTCCACGTTGCTGCACGAACTCGGCCACGGCATGGCGCTCACCTGCTTTGGGGGTACCCCGAGGCGGATCGGCATCATGCTCTTCTACTTGTCGCCCGCGTTCTTCTGCGACGTTACCGATGGTTGGAGATTGAGTTCCGCAAAGCAGCGGATGGTGGTCGCCCTTGCCGGACCCATGGTGCACGTAGCCCTGGGCAGCGTTGCCATGACGGTGCAGGTGTTTCTTCCGGACTCGTCAGTGAAGGATGCAGCTGTCCTCTACGGAATGATTTGCTACGCCGTGGCAGTGCTGAACCTATTTCCGTTCATCAAATTGGATGGCTATGTAGCTTTGATGTCGGCACTGGACATTCCCCACCTCCGCAAGAAATCGATCGATGCGTTGGCAGACGTCTTCAGCTCACGCATCCTGGGGTCCCGGCGAGCGTTGCCAGGCCAACGTCTTCTGCCGTGGTTCGGGCTGGCTAGCTTCTTAGCGGGCATTACTTTCATGGTGATCGGCTACCAACGGCTGGTGCCCATCTTCTTGCAGCTGGGCTACGCCGGGCACCTCGTTGTTTTTGGTGTCCTTTGCTTGTTGCTGGTGATGGCTTCCCGGAGCGTCATCCGCTTTTTCCGCAGGGCAGCGCGGAATGGAAGCCCACTGTGGAGACGGATCCTCGCCGTCACCGGGGGAGCCGTGGCTGCTGGGGCACTCATTGCGCTGGTACCAGTGAAGCCGGTGACCGTAGCTGGATACACCTATGCAAACGGCGAATTACGTGTGGTGGCACCTTTGCAGGCTTCCGGTAAAGCGTTCGCACCTGGTGATCGCGTCACTCTGCAATCGCAGGGAATGATCATTCACGAAAACCTGGGCCGGGCCACCATTGACGACGCGCCGCCGTCGAACTCCATGGCCCCGCTGGATACCATCGCCCCCATCAACCTGCCCGGCAATACCTTGCCGGTTGTTGCCTACCCCAGCGAGTTGGAGTCAGGGATGAACCTGTCCACCTCCGGCCGCGCCGAAGTGACAAGCCAACACGAGCTGAGCCTGGGGGAATGGCTTTGGGATGCGGCCGTGAACTCGCCGCTATGGCCAGGCCAACCCGGACAAACCACCCAAGCCACGAGAGGGCACTTATGA
- a CDS encoding YcaO-like family protein → MSVDAVRTLQPSLGLVSEASIYVPNEVGLWRTVGRLANSAPGTRIGSAVGAFDITKRASLTRGAGEAVERFALVPVPSDSEHLLSRDRGLNTRIDFAGAGLGHASALACDLPWYRATDLLTGEPTLVPAPLVDYTPGHSQLNSWDGYFDPSPNGAASGPSEEFAQAAGVAEVMERDAFLRAWRQRIPLEKFDAESMPVAVRQGPEARGLSLLLVAARAAAVEPTLAFIPDGDGSPLLTAVCIITESTGRTEFGAVGLKAASDPVTALRGALQEGLQIRELFLSRAQSAGAASSCTESVRQAFPVRDTPVIDDDSRADFWTTAAAVAELRQWVGSFKPSGFPASNPAPEVKSLVQYLAQRNIGSHWVSLTHRLPPAIQELGWVAGKAICPGAVPLTMDETKELFVTPGCPSTPHPLI, encoded by the coding sequence ATGAGCGTTGACGCCGTACGAACGCTGCAGCCTTCACTGGGGCTGGTGTCCGAAGCCTCTATTTACGTGCCCAATGAGGTGGGGCTGTGGCGAACCGTAGGACGACTAGCCAACAGTGCACCGGGTACTCGGATCGGCTCGGCCGTTGGAGCCTTTGACATCACTAAGCGGGCATCGCTGACCAGAGGGGCGGGCGAAGCGGTGGAACGATTCGCGTTGGTTCCCGTGCCGTCGGACTCAGAACACCTGCTCTCCCGGGATAGAGGCCTGAACACCCGCATCGACTTTGCAGGCGCCGGACTGGGTCACGCATCCGCGCTCGCCTGCGATCTTCCTTGGTACCGAGCCACTGATTTGCTGACTGGAGAGCCCACACTGGTGCCCGCCCCTCTTGTGGACTACACCCCCGGACACAGCCAGCTGAACTCCTGGGATGGCTACTTTGACCCATCACCCAACGGTGCAGCGTCCGGACCCTCGGAAGAATTCGCGCAAGCTGCCGGCGTTGCGGAAGTCATGGAAAGGGACGCCTTTCTGAGAGCATGGCGCCAGCGGATTCCACTTGAGAAGTTCGATGCCGAAAGCATGCCCGTTGCAGTGCGGCAGGGCCCGGAAGCCCGGGGACTCAGCCTGCTCCTCGTCGCTGCCCGGGCCGCAGCTGTGGAGCCCACCCTGGCCTTCATTCCGGACGGCGACGGGAGTCCGCTGCTGACCGCAGTGTGCATCATTACTGAAAGCACGGGACGCACGGAATTTGGCGCTGTGGGACTTAAGGCTGCCTCGGATCCGGTCACTGCCCTTAGAGGAGCGCTTCAGGAAGGACTGCAAATCCGGGAGCTCTTCCTCAGCCGCGCACAATCCGCCGGGGCCGCCTCCTCCTGCACGGAGTCTGTCAGGCAAGCCTTCCCGGTGAGGGACACGCCAGTGATCGACGACGACTCCCGCGCCGATTTCTGGACAACCGCAGCGGCGGTCGCAGAGTTGCGGCAGTGGGTTGGATCCTTCAAACCGTCCGGCTTCCCTGCGAGCAACCCCGCGCCCGAGGTGAAAAGTCTGGTGCAGTACTTGGCGCAGCGAAACATCGGCTCTCACTGGGTCAGCCTCACCCACAGGCTTCCACCGGCCATTCAGGAGCTGGGATGGGTGGCCGGCAAGGCCATCTGCCCCGGGGCCGTCCCGCTGACCATGGATGAAACCAAGGAACTGTTCGTCACGCCTGGCTGCCCTTCAACCCCCCACCCCTTGATATGA
- the mpaM gene encoding daptide-type RiPP biosynthesis methyltransferase, with protein MSTAPDETVDAILRILGHMDPPEDLYSVSGSRLYDQITANDLTELPEILAAARKTSGPILELASGSGRITRPLLALGRPLTAVDSSPEMLAMLKENAATKAFNPRGVQLELLEADMSRFDVDGRFGCVVLGASSITLLDPAGRWDLFRRVRECLTPDGKFLLTVLNADNHQAPASNDGRCTVSALGEDSFLITAEGRDPANGARHVTMIHVSFGVDGTYRSSAYASDVAFLSNSLLEEEITAEGLTILERRPVRIASPSPGLDDVELWVCGK; from the coding sequence ATGAGCACCGCACCAGATGAGACCGTCGACGCCATTTTGCGGATCCTTGGACACATGGATCCGCCCGAGGATCTTTACAGTGTTTCCGGATCGCGCCTCTATGACCAGATCACCGCCAACGATCTCACTGAGCTTCCCGAAATCCTGGCTGCTGCGCGCAAAACCTCGGGGCCCATCCTGGAACTCGCATCAGGTTCGGGGCGGATCACGCGTCCGCTCCTTGCCCTGGGCCGTCCATTGACCGCCGTGGATTCGTCGCCGGAAATGCTGGCAATGCTCAAGGAGAATGCCGCCACCAAAGCCTTCAACCCCCGCGGCGTGCAGCTTGAATTGCTGGAGGCGGACATGTCCCGCTTTGATGTGGACGGCCGCTTCGGTTGCGTGGTTCTCGGCGCCAGTTCCATCACTCTCCTTGACCCGGCGGGCCGCTGGGATCTGTTCCGCAGGGTGCGCGAATGCCTTACACCGGACGGAAAGTTCCTGCTGACGGTTCTTAACGCGGACAACCATCAGGCCCCCGCCAGCAATGACGGGCGTTGTACAGTCTCAGCTCTGGGTGAAGACTCTTTCCTGATTACTGCCGAAGGCCGTGATCCCGCCAACGGAGCGCGTCACGTCACCATGATCCATGTCAGCTTCGGCGTAGACGGGACCTACAGGTCTTCTGCCTATGCCAGCGATGTCGCCTTTCTGAGCAACAGCCTCCTGGAGGAAGAAATCACTGCCGAAGGGCTGACCATCCTGGAACGCAGGCCCGTAAGAATAGCCTCACCGAGCCCTGGTTTGGACGATGTGGAGCTATGGGTGTGCGGCAAATGA
- a CDS encoding daptide-type RiPP: MIATPNLQLTIEELENLDTPDDTPWYIRVGDVIIIAGVVVGLAAT; encoded by the coding sequence ATGATCGCAACCCCGAACCTTCAGCTGACCATCGAAGAGCTGGAGAACCTCGACACCCCGGACGATACACCGTGGTACATCCGCGTTGGTGACGTCATCATCATTGCCGGCGTCGTCGTCGGCCTCGCCGCCACCTAA
- a CDS encoding daptide-type RiPP has translation MQNQLNISIQEIESMDTPDFNNWFIGVTQGVAIGVIAVSIT, from the coding sequence ATGCAAAATCAGCTCAATATCTCCATCCAGGAAATCGAGTCGATGGATACCCCGGACTTCAACAACTGGTTCATCGGGGTGACCCAGGGAGTCGCAATCGGCGTCATAGCCGTCAGCATCACCTAA
- a CDS encoding daptide-type RiPP yields MNSTALKALDLNIQELEAMDVPDDWDERIKGITAGLALVGIAVAIT; encoded by the coding sequence ATGAACAGCACAGCACTCAAGGCCTTGGACCTCAACATCCAGGAGCTGGAGGCCATGGACGTTCCGGACGATTGGGACGAACGGATTAAGGGCATTACGGCAGGACTGGCATTGGTGGGCATCGCGGTGGCCATCACCTGA
- the mpaC gene encoding daptide-type RiPP biosynthesis dehydogenase, with amino-acid sequence MITDHGLRTRCIISDDGMAPKYVGGLTRGRTGLVVDAGLAVHRDRLLACDLKGSAVLELTAAPVTVETLRNVGGFIRENGLQTMVGLGGGSVLDAVKLAALFTADPALTIFAERHAKRSGLLVLPPVTNPKERPKTILMPSTVGTGAEVSAVACLDTAVGRRLIASRNLAGDVAMLDAGHLATLPRHLVLEGLLEALLRVAGTMVGSRQSIFDDDGHVLIQRIVRLGEQLTIHDSPELRLNAARLSMETHTGWALMGRNPYGARHWYLANELAYATGVRKMTATASVIGPIWEEIGLGAAAWGDPQRLQQLWSVVIETLPNLDPEPARGINGLMRSWGISGLEAISEETVVLTTQAALRSWGGALPMLRGIDAAQIHHVLMAAARGRHALSGPTGDLRAGKREEVNT; translated from the coding sequence ATGATTACGGACCACGGGCTGAGGACCCGCTGCATCATTTCCGACGACGGGATGGCACCCAAGTACGTGGGTGGCCTCACCCGCGGCAGGACGGGTTTGGTAGTGGACGCCGGCCTTGCCGTTCACCGCGATCGACTCTTGGCCTGTGACCTCAAAGGATCAGCCGTGTTGGAGTTGACCGCGGCACCAGTGACGGTGGAGACGCTGCGGAACGTAGGGGGCTTCATCCGCGAAAACGGTCTTCAGACCATGGTGGGACTAGGCGGCGGCTCAGTCCTGGACGCGGTAAAGCTCGCTGCGCTCTTCACGGCCGACCCTGCTCTGACCATATTTGCGGAACGCCACGCGAAACGCTCAGGCCTGTTGGTGTTGCCGCCCGTCACCAACCCCAAAGAGCGACCCAAAACCATTCTCATGCCGTCCACTGTGGGGACCGGCGCCGAAGTCAGCGCGGTAGCGTGCCTGGACACCGCCGTCGGACGCCGCCTGATAGCCTCCCGCAACCTGGCAGGGGATGTTGCCATGCTCGACGCCGGGCACCTCGCCACCCTGCCCCGGCACCTGGTTCTTGAAGGCCTGCTCGAAGCTCTTTTGAGGGTGGCCGGGACCATGGTGGGCAGCCGGCAGAGCATCTTTGACGACGACGGCCACGTCCTTATCCAACGGATAGTCCGGTTGGGAGAGCAACTGACAATCCACGATTCGCCCGAACTCCGGCTGAACGCGGCGCGGCTCAGCATGGAGACGCACACGGGATGGGCCCTCATGGGACGCAATCCCTACGGAGCCAGGCACTGGTACCTCGCGAACGAGCTCGCCTACGCCACAGGTGTCAGAAAGATGACGGCGACAGCCTCCGTGATCGGTCCCATCTGGGAAGAGATTGGCCTAGGCGCGGCAGCGTGGGGAGATCCACAGCGCCTCCAACAACTCTGGTCTGTGGTGATCGAGACGTTGCCGAACCTGGATCCTGAACCGGCTCGCGGCATCAACGGGCTGATGCGGAGCTGGGGTATCTCCGGGCTCGAAGCCATCAGCGAAGAAACGGTGGTTCTAACCACGCAAGCCGCCCTCCGCAGCTGGGGCGGAGCGCTTCCGATGCTGCGCGGCATTGACGCCGCGCAGATCCACCACGTCCTCATGGCTGCGGCAAGAGGACGCCACGCCTTGTCAGGCCCCACGGGCGATCTACGAGCGGGCAAGAGAGAGGAGGTGAATACATGA
- the mpaD gene encoding daptide-type RiPP biosynthesis aminotransferase encodes MTATPNMDRPLWVPLVTQHGFDDSSYTAVTADGVHVTFEDGRQRICAKSGLWNTNLGYGNRQIAEATATELHTASYLPLFRTSHRKALEASRALLSLPAHTFQRVLFSTSGGAANDAAMKLARHYAVLNGQPERKLVVGLRGSYHGLTYGSQALSGDELGQGLYGVDRRNIRHVRFDDYAAELTRLMQREGHRVAAVIVEPVLGSGAESVPNAFIDEVIKHRDHHGFLLVADEVATGFGRVSGWFASDEWPQQPDIIVTSKGLTNGTSACAALLIAQRVTQRFDSTESIFIHGETQAGTPATCAAILSTIAEMKRLDHHTLSRRVAERLNRLIEDLQRIPGVGNSTGRGCMRGLKLHSRNGMPLSSEDVLAVVWSIHQAGAIVQPGPGRIQLLPALTYTEENFVELHTAMETGLRRAESDGVFE; translated from the coding sequence ATGACCGCGACTCCAAACATGGACCGGCCACTTTGGGTACCGCTGGTCACTCAGCATGGCTTTGATGACTCGAGCTACACGGCTGTCACCGCCGACGGCGTCCACGTCACCTTTGAGGACGGCCGGCAAAGGATCTGCGCAAAGAGCGGGCTATGGAATACCAACCTTGGCTACGGGAACCGGCAGATAGCCGAGGCCACCGCCACGGAACTCCACACCGCGTCCTATCTTCCGTTGTTCCGCACGTCCCATCGGAAAGCCTTGGAGGCTTCACGAGCCCTGCTGAGCCTGCCGGCACACACCTTCCAGCGTGTGCTGTTCTCCACTTCCGGCGGAGCGGCCAATGACGCAGCCATGAAGCTCGCCCGCCACTACGCCGTGCTGAACGGGCAACCGGAGCGGAAGCTCGTGGTGGGATTGCGCGGCAGTTATCACGGCCTGACCTATGGCAGTCAGGCCCTGAGCGGTGACGAACTGGGGCAGGGGTTGTACGGCGTGGACCGGCGGAACATCCGCCACGTCAGGTTTGACGATTACGCCGCGGAACTGACTCGGCTCATGCAAAGGGAAGGCCACAGGGTAGCTGCGGTCATTGTGGAACCTGTTCTGGGTTCAGGCGCGGAATCGGTGCCGAATGCTTTCATCGACGAGGTCATCAAGCACCGGGACCACCACGGTTTCCTGCTGGTAGCGGACGAGGTTGCTACAGGCTTCGGGCGGGTGAGCGGTTGGTTCGCCTCGGATGAATGGCCCCAACAGCCGGACATCATTGTCACGTCCAAGGGTCTGACCAACGGCACCAGCGCATGCGCAGCCCTCCTGATAGCCCAACGGGTAACTCAACGCTTTGACTCCACTGAGTCGATCTTCATCCACGGGGAAACCCAGGCTGGAACCCCGGCAACGTGCGCGGCAATACTCAGCACCATCGCTGAGATGAAACGGCTGGACCACCACACCCTCAGCAGGCGGGTTGCAGAGCGACTCAACAGGCTCATTGAGGATCTTCAACGCATCCCGGGAGTTGGCAACTCCACTGGTCGCGGCTGCATGCGTGGCCTCAAGCTCCACTCCAGAAACGGCATGCCGCTCTCTTCCGAGGACGTCCTGGCCGTGGTGTGGAGCATCCATCAAGCCGGCGCAATCGTTCAACCGGGGCCCGGGCGCATCCAATTGTTGCCCGCGCTGACCTACACCGAGGAGAACTTTGTGGAACTCCACACCGCAATGGAAACCGGCCTGCGCAGGGCCGAAAGCGACGGAGTCTTCGAATGA
- the mpaB gene encoding daptide biosynthesis RiPP recognition protein, whose translation MKLSQQQSIGAAVDQWITGVPGRIPGHVIFVENPVHAGYAKTLAGEGSTVLVLNGDKADDGIVAVSGSFDIAGEELLVDGSLSLEIQDYVAIPFVNLVGVTVVRVTTEEDWQAFFDDAEEAMLSGHFVQQLTEVNAVLAERALLSGVARDNLLLTRLHITQDGAVRTGPYGTTIGTVSDSLADLRVRAASLRPESAVAAVHYPWDTQDSLAAKPWIPRYLAALDAWKFIPREDRANTSLVGFGISLYGANPSDGLAPANAPFILKTAAEHNLLDTRTGRLFKIGADAAAIIEAVSNMRDIKAAARVVAPALKVSAAVAEGAARAVVTQFEQLGIPLLGAR comes from the coding sequence TTGAAGCTGAGTCAGCAACAGAGCATTGGCGCCGCTGTGGATCAATGGATCACGGGGGTACCTGGACGGATACCGGGCCATGTCATTTTCGTTGAGAATCCCGTGCACGCCGGCTATGCGAAGACGCTCGCGGGAGAGGGTTCCACGGTTCTGGTTCTGAACGGGGACAAGGCCGACGACGGCATTGTTGCGGTATCCGGATCCTTCGATATCGCGGGGGAAGAGCTTCTGGTGGACGGCTCGCTCAGCTTGGAAATCCAGGATTATGTGGCCATCCCTTTTGTGAACCTCGTGGGCGTCACGGTAGTCCGCGTCACCACCGAGGAGGACTGGCAGGCGTTTTTCGATGACGCAGAGGAAGCCATGCTCTCTGGGCACTTTGTCCAGCAACTCACCGAAGTCAACGCAGTCCTGGCGGAGCGTGCACTCTTGAGCGGGGTGGCGAGGGACAATCTGCTCCTGACGCGGCTGCACATCACCCAGGATGGCGCGGTCCGGACAGGACCCTACGGAACCACAATCGGTACGGTCAGTGATTCGCTGGCTGACCTCAGAGTCCGGGCCGCTTCCTTGAGGCCGGAGTCCGCCGTCGCCGCTGTGCACTACCCCTGGGACACCCAGGACTCCCTCGCCGCCAAGCCCTGGATCCCGCGGTACCTTGCAGCTTTGGACGCGTGGAAGTTCATACCGCGTGAAGACAGGGCCAACACGAGCTTGGTGGGATTCGGGATCAGCCTTTACGGAGCCAATCCCAGCGATGGCCTGGCACCAGCAAACGCCCCTTTCATCCTCAAGACGGCAGCAGAGCACAATCTGCTGGACACTCGAACAGGCAGGCTCTTCAAAATCGGTGCGGACGCTGCGGCCATCATTGAGGCCGTCTCCAATATGAGGGACATCAAGGCGGCCGCGAGGGTGGTGGCACCAGCCCTCAAGGTTTCAGCTGCTGTGGCTGAAGGGGCCGCCAGAGCAGTGGTCACGCAGTTTGAGCAGCTCGGCATCCCTCTCTTGGGTGCACGCTGA